Below is a window of Halolamina sp. CBA1230 DNA.
CGAGCAGCGTGCCGACGATGATCGCCAGCAGTGCGCCGCCGACACCTGCGTACAGCAGGAACGACGACAGGTAGTCACGCGGCTGGAGCAGCGTCCACACGGGGAGCGCGCTCGCGACCGCCGCGTACACGAGGATCACTGGGACCCACGCCGCCGTGTTGCCGCCGAGCGCCCCGGCGCCGGGGACCCACGAGCCAGTGCCGTTGAACAGCACGAACGTTCCAGCAGTGTGAGAGCCTTCAGCCAGCTCGAACAGCGCGAACGGGTACTGGATACCGATCCAGACGCCCGCGAACACGCCCGCGACGAACACGATCGTCCCGGGGATGAACGGACCGTCGAGCTGGTAGAGGTAGACGCCGAACACGATCGCCAGCGCGATGTACACGAAGCTCGCGGTCGCCGCCGACGGGTACGCGTTCAGCACGATACCCACGACCAGCGCGAACACCGCGACGACGAGGATGATCGTGAGGAACGCGAACCACAGCAGCAGGTTCTTCCCGCGTTCACCCACGTACTCGCCGATGATGTAGCCGATCGACTTCCCCTCGTGTCGCATCGAGCCCGACAGCGAGACGAAGTCGTGGACCGCCCCCATCAGGGGGTTACCGATGGCGACCCACGCGAGTGCGGGCACCCAGCCCCAGATGGCGCCGGCCGTGATCGGGCCGACAATCGGCGCGCCGCCCGCGATGCTCGAGAAGTGGTGCCCGAGCAGCACTGGTTTCTTCGACGGAACGTACTCCTGCCCGTCCTCGTACTTGTGGGCTGGCGTCTCCCGTGAGTCGTCGAGGCCGACGAACTGTGAGAGATACCGCGAGTACCCGACGTACCCGACGGAGAACGTGATCAACACTGCCGCCACGATCCAGATTACCTGAGTCATTGTAACGTACCTTCATGATACAGATTGTCGTGACCACTTAAGAGTTGACTAATAGTTCTAGTACGTTCGCCCACGAATCGAAGCACGCTACGATGGTTTCGACCCCTCGATCAGACGAACGATGGCTCCTCGACGCCGACCGAAACGTCGAGTTCGGCGGCCACGTCGGCGAGGAGGTCACCCCGAACCTCCCGGGTTCGGGTCTCGATCGTCGCGAGCAACGGGGGGTCGAGCGACTCCCGCACCTGATCGAGTCGGTCCGTCTCGGTCTCGATCCGGTCGCGGAGGTAGCGCGCGCCGCGGCCGTTCTCGTCGTCGTCCGGCGGCGGGGTGAGCTTGTTCGCGATCAGCCCGGAGACGCCCAGCCCCTCGGCGTCCATGTCGTCGATGGCGCGGGCGGTCTCGTTGACCGAGAGCTGGTCGGGGTTGAGCACGAGGAAGAAGGCGGCGTCCTCCCGCAACGCGCCGCCGGCGAACTCGAAGAACTCCTTGCGCTCCTGGAGGCGTTCGAGCACGGGGTCACCCTCCATCACGCGCCGCGGCTCGTTGTTGCCGATCGCGGCCTTCTCGAACAGGTCGATGCTCTGGCGGCGCTTGTGCATCAGGCGGTCGACCCAGTCCTCGAGGAACTCCGGCAGTCCCAGCAGGCGCAGCGTCGAGCCCGTGGGGGCGGTGTCGAACACCACGCGGTCGTACGGGTCGCTCTCCCGCATCACCTCGACGAACCGGTCGAACAGCGCCGACTCGTAGGCGCCCGGCGTCTGGTGGGCCATCTCCAGCTGCTTGTTGATCTCGTTGACCATCGACGCCGACACCTGATCCGAGAGCCGGTTCCGGATCTCGTCGAGGTGGGCGGTCACCTCCTCGTCGGGGTCGATCTCCAGCGCGTCGAGCCCGTCGATACCGTCGACCGGTTCGGGGGCGTCGCCGAACTGCTGGTCGAACACGTCCGAGACGGAGTGGGCCGGGTCGGTCGAGACCACGAGCGTGTCCACGCCCGCGTCCGCACACTTCCGTGCGTACGCACACGAGACAGTGGTCTTACCGACGCCGCCCTTCCCGCCGAAGAAGACGAACGGCTCCATCAGAAGTGGTACTGCTGGCCCTTGCGCTCGATCATCGTGTCCCGGTCCCAGAGTCGGCGCTCC
It encodes the following:
- a CDS encoding TRC40/GET3/ArsA family transport-energizing ATPase; this encodes MEPFVFFGGKGGVGKTTVSCAYARKCADAGVDTLVVSTDPAHSVSDVFDQQFGDAPEPVDGIDGLDALEIDPDEEVTAHLDEIRNRLSDQVSASMVNEINKQLEMAHQTPGAYESALFDRFVEVMRESDPYDRVVFDTAPTGSTLRLLGLPEFLEDWVDRLMHKRRQSIDLFEKAAIGNNEPRRVMEGDPVLERLQERKEFFEFAGGALREDAAFFLVLNPDQLSVNETARAIDDMDAEGLGVSGLIANKLTPPPDDDENGRGARYLRDRIETETDRLDQVRESLDPPLLATIETRTREVRGDLLADVAAELDVSVGVEEPSFV